One genomic window of Arachis hypogaea cultivar Tifrunner chromosome 8, arahy.Tifrunner.gnm2.J5K5, whole genome shotgun sequence includes the following:
- the LOC112706010 gene encoding wall-associated receptor kinase 5-like yields the protein MGSQLHLLHPILVLVWILCGAADAVTQPNSNCTKRCGPLEIPFPFGTDESCSLDSSFLISCNHTSTPYLTHNNSTVLSISLDGEMRVSAAVARGCYDVNGTRINETSYDKIFNLTHFSFSSSKNKLTVVGCNTIGEVVGYNVIERRNYATGCFSVCLSVNETTSGICTGAGCCQSPIPASGLSDIGIGSYSSGADSYNAVFGNINPCGYAFVAEDGAYNFSSADLVNFRHQSFPVVVDWAVGNQTCEEAQKNTSSYACRADKSECYNATKGLGYVCKCSTGFGGNPYLVGGCQGVSVGVIALLVTSFYVYWRMKEKRLNKLKEQFFQQNGGFILLQKISRHRGSKETAKLFTVEELKTATNNFDESKILGKGGQGTVYRGLLSDNRTVAIKRSKISGSTQIEQFINEVVLLSQINHRNVVRLLGCCLETEVPLLVYEFIPNGTIFEHLHGHNINNPQSLKLSWKTRLRIAIETAGALAYLHSAISIPIIHRDIKTTNILLDANLTAKISDFGASKIVPLDQTELTTLVQGTLGYLDPEYMHTSQLTEKSDVYSFGVVLAELLTGKKALSFAVSPEVRNLAIYVVSSMEEGCLVQIVDEHIINEANVEDLVEFANVAKECLRVKREERPSMKEVAMQLEGLRGVVGEKHRLEETKSSLKASSSSILDVESSKFIDSLSQVPMSLAGGR from the exons atggGTTCACAGCTACATCTGCTGCATCCTATTCTTGTTCTTGTTTGGATTCTTTGTGGTGCAGCAGATGCAGTAACTCAACCGAACTCAAATTGCACAAAACGCTGTGGCCCCCTCGAAATTCCGTTCCCATTTGGCACCGACGAGAGCTGTTCCCTCGACAGCTCCTTCCTCATCTCTTGCAACCACACTTCAACCCCATACTTGACTCACAACAACTCAACCGTGCTGAGCATCTCGCTCGACGGCGAAATGCGCGTCTCAGCAGCAGTAGCTAGAGGCTGCTACGACGTCAACGGCACGCGAATCAACGAAACCAGTTACGATAAGATCTTCAACTTGACACACTTCAGCTTCTCATCGAGTAAAAACAAGCTCACAGTGGTTGGTTGCAACACAATTGGAGAAGTAGTAGGGTATAATGTTATAGAGAGAAGAAACTATGCCACTGGGTGCTTTTCAGTGTGCCTCAGTGTTAATGAAACAACTAGCGGGATCTGCACCGGCGCCGGTTGTTGCCAGAGCCCAATACCGGCGAGTGGCCTATCGGATATCGGTATTGGATCTTATAGTAGTGGTGCTGACAGCTACAACGCCGTTTTTGGCAACATCAACCCCTGCGGCTACGCGTTTGTGGCGGAGGATGGAGCCTACAATTTCTCCTCGGCAGACCTTGTCAACTTCCGCCACCAAAG TTTTCCCGTTGTAGTGGATTGGGCTGTGGGGAATCAGACTTGTGAAGAAGCTCAAAAGAACACTTCAAGCTATGCATGTAGGGCTGATAAAAGTGAATGTTACAATGCAACCAAGGGACTTGGTTATGTTTGCAAATGCTCCACTGGTTTTGGGGGAAATCCTTATCTCGTTGGTGGTTGCCAAG GCGTTAGTGTTGGTGTTATAGCACTACTTGTGACAAGCTTCTATGTGTATTGGAGAATGAAGGAAAAGAGGTTAAATAAACTTAAGGAACAGTTCTTTCAACAAAATGGTGGCTTCATCCTACTACAAAAGATTTCAAGACATAGAGGGTCAAAAGAAACAGCTAAACTCTTCACCGTGGAAGAATTAAAGACAGCCACCAACAACTTTGACGAAAGCAAGATCTTAGGCAAAGGGGGTCAAGGAACAGTTTATAGAGGATTACTATCAGACAATAGAACCGTAGCAATTAAAAGATCCAAAATCAGTGGCTCAACCCAAATTGAACAATTCATCAATGAAGTTGTGTTGCTTTCCCAAATCAACCATAGAAACGTGGTTAGACTCTTAGGTTGTTGCTTAGAGACAGAAGTTCCCTTACTTGTTTATGAGTTCATTCCTAATGGTACCATTTTTGAGCATCTTCATGGTCATAACATTAATAATCCACAATCTTTGAAGCTTTCTTGGAAAACAAGATTGAGAATAGCAATAGAAACTGCTGGGGCCTTAGCATACTTGCATTCTGCTATTTCTATACCAATCATACACAGAGACATCAAAACTACTAATATTCTACTTGATGCTAATCTCACGGCAAAGATTTCTGATTTTGGAGCTTCAAAGATTGTTCCTCTAGATCAAACTGAATTAACCACTTTGGTGCAGGGGACACTAGGGTATCTTGACCCTGAATACATGCACACTAGCCAGTTAACTGAGAAAAGTGATGTGTATAGTTTTGGAGTCGTCTTAGCAGAGCTGCTCACGGGAAAGAAGGCGCTCTCTTTCGCCGTGTCGCCGGAGGTTAGAAACCTTGCTATATACGTTGTTTCTTCAATGGAAGAAGGATGTTTAGTTCAGATTGTGGATGAACACATTATAAATGAGGCAAACGTTGAGGATCTTGTGGAATTTGCCAATGTTGCTAAAGAGTGTTTGAGAGTTAAGAGGGAAGAAAGGCCTAGCATGAAAGAAGTTGCAATGCAACTTGAGGGGCTTAGAGGAGTAGTTGGAGAGAAACACCGATTGGAAGAAACTAAAAGCTCGTTGAAAGCATCATCGTCTTCAATCTTGGATGTTGAAAGTTCTAAGTTTATTGATAGCTTAAGTCAGGTTCCTATGTCACTGGCTGGTGGAAGATGA